From Nitrospinaceae bacterium:
GTGGTGGCGAATGTCATATCCGTTTCACGCCGAACGGATGTTCCTGCTTTTCATGCCCCCTGGTTCATCAAAAGATTGGATGAGGGTTTCGCTGAATACCGGAATCCGTTCAACGGGAAGACACATAGGGTATCGCTTGAGCCCGAGGATGTTCGGGCCTTTGTGTTCTGGACGCGGAATCCGGCCCCGTTGATGCAGAAAATCGAAAATATCGAAGCTACGCAAATTCCCTTTTATTTTCTCTTTACAATTAATGGATATGCTAAGGCGCTTGAGCGCTCGAATCCCCCGGTGAACAGTGCGGTTGAGACTTTTCATCGTCTTGCGGGGCACATTGGGCCAGGGCGTGTTCGCTGGCGCTATGACCCCATTGTGATTACCCAGGAGATAGGGGCAGATTATCACATCAGAAATTTTGAGCGGATTGCCAGCGGGCTAGAGGGCGCGACGAGGGTCTGTATCTTCAGTTTCT
This genomic window contains:
- a CDS encoding DUF1848 domain-containing protein; translation: MVANVISVSRRTDVPAFHAPWFIKRLDEGFAEYRNPFNGKTHRVSLEPEDVRAFVFWTRNPAPLMQKIENIEATQIPFYFLFTINGYAKALERSNPPVNSAVETFHRLAGHIGPGRVRWRYDPIVITQEIGADYHIRNFERIASGLEGATRVCIFSFLDIYGKVRRNMAALPGPLRPLEPSFGERLHLSKALAEISERHGISLRACCEDDLVAGGIEKAHCVDPLLLDIISPSGGKLSIRPTREECGCAASRDIGGYDTCPHGCVYCYANASPEAAIRRYRRSDMALPML